One window from the genome of Fulvivirga lutea encodes:
- a CDS encoding MBL fold metallo-hydrolase, with translation MVKIIASIFSIVLCSAAAYSQEYEVDKFDTGDGKELEITFVGHGSLVFKYDGNVIHIDPSSREADYETMNDADLILITHHHGDHCNPDAVDKIKTDDTKIISTQLSVDKLGLGTVLPNGESTDFKNINIEAIPAYNLVHTRDNGEFYHPKGTCNSYVLTIGNKRIFIGGDTENTPEMKALENIDIAFLPMNLPYTMTPEMVADAAKAFKPKILYPYHYGKTDTSIIVSLMKDEEEVETRMRNMP, from the coding sequence ATGGTTAAAATAATTGCTTCCATATTTTCGATTGTACTGTGCTCTGCTGCGGCATACTCACAAGAGTATGAAGTAGATAAATTTGACACTGGTGATGGAAAAGAATTAGAAATCACTTTTGTAGGCCATGGCTCTTTAGTGTTTAAATATGATGGTAATGTCATCCATATAGACCCATCATCAAGAGAAGCGGATTACGAGACTATGAATGATGCAGATTTGATTTTGATCACTCACCACCATGGTGACCATTGCAATCCAGATGCGGTGGATAAAATTAAAACAGATGATACTAAAATTATCTCTACTCAACTCAGTGTAGACAAATTAGGACTTGGTACTGTCCTGCCAAATGGTGAATCAACAGATTTTAAAAATATAAACATAGAAGCTATTCCTGCTTATAATTTAGTTCACACAAGAGATAACGGAGAATTCTATCATCCAAAAGGAACATGTAACAGTTATGTGTTAACCATTGGCAATAAGCGCATATTCATTGGTGGCGACACGGAGAACACACCTGAAATGAAGGCACTTGAAAATATAGATATTGCTTTCTTGCCTATGAACTTGCCCTATACCATGACTCCTGAAATGGTGGCAGATGCCGCTAAGGCATTTAAACCAAAGATTCTTTATCCATATCATTATGGAAAAACGGATACTTCGATCATTGTTTCTTTAATGAAAGATGAAGAAGAAGTTGAAACTCGCATGAGGAACATGCCATAA
- a CDS encoding GNAT family N-acetyltransferase produces the protein MSRVRPAKFKELEIIADFQAAMALETEGLHLDKEKIILGIEAVFEDPGKGKYYVVTENEDEVIACLLITPEWSEWRNGTVYWIQSVFVKKEHRGKGIFKELYQYIQNLVKEDPELVGIRLYVERENKSAQAVYEKLGMNGEHYKLYEWLK, from the coding sequence GTGAGCAGAGTTAGACCCGCAAAATTCAAAGAGCTGGAAATTATTGCTGATTTTCAAGCTGCAATGGCCCTTGAAACTGAAGGGCTCCATCTTGATAAAGAAAAAATTATTTTAGGCATTGAGGCTGTTTTCGAAGACCCTGGAAAAGGCAAATACTATGTTGTTACGGAAAATGAAGATGAAGTAATCGCCTGCTTGCTAATTACTCCTGAATGGAGTGAGTGGCGAAACGGAACAGTTTATTGGATTCAATCCGTATTTGTTAAGAAAGAACACAGAGGCAAAGGAATATTCAAAGAGTTATATCAATACATTCAAAACCTTGTGAAAGAAGACCCTGAACTAGTGGGCATCCGTTTGTATGTGGAGCGGGAAAATAAATCAGCGCAGGCTGTATATGAAAAACTTGGCATGAATGGTGAACACTACAAACTTTACGAATGGTTAAAATAA
- a CDS encoding YpdA family putative bacillithiol disulfide reductase: MVDVIIIGAGPIGLACGIEAQKKSLSYIIIDKGCLVNSIYNYPLNMTFFSTSDKLEIGDVPFISHGAKPNRFEALEYYRRVASHYELNVKLYEKVNKIEKNAKGISVETDKDVYNGKSIVLSTGFYDFPYMMNVEGEGLAKVKHYYDEPHPYYKQNLIVVGAANSAVDVALETYRKGANVTMVVREKGILDSVKYWVKPDIENRIKEGSIKAYFESTITKIEEDKVHIQTPEGSITLDNDFVLAMTGYEPNFSLMESIGINFQDDEFHTPVYNQETNESNIEGVYLAGVVCGGLKTNKWFIENSRIHAKNIMNHITS; the protein is encoded by the coding sequence ATGGTTGATGTAATAATTATAGGTGCAGGCCCCATTGGTTTAGCCTGTGGAATTGAGGCTCAAAAGAAATCACTTTCCTACATAATTATCGATAAGGGTTGTTTGGTTAATTCTATTTACAACTATCCGCTTAATATGACCTTTTTCTCCACTTCAGATAAGTTGGAAATTGGTGATGTTCCTTTCATATCTCATGGCGCCAAACCAAACAGGTTTGAGGCGCTCGAGTATTATCGTAGAGTGGCATCTCACTATGAGTTGAATGTGAAGCTATACGAAAAGGTTAATAAAATCGAGAAGAATGCAAAGGGCATTAGTGTGGAAACAGACAAGGATGTTTACAACGGAAAGTCAATTGTATTGTCAACCGGGTTTTACGATTTCCCTTATATGATGAATGTGGAGGGAGAAGGTTTGGCCAAAGTGAAGCATTATTATGATGAGCCACATCCTTACTATAAACAAAATTTAATAGTTGTTGGTGCCGCTAATTCAGCTGTAGATGTGGCACTCGAAACGTATAGAAAAGGGGCTAATGTTACAATGGTAGTTAGAGAAAAGGGAATTCTAGATTCTGTAAAATATTGGGTGAAGCCGGATATTGAAAATAGAATTAAAGAAGGGTCTATTAAGGCCTATTTCGAAAGCACAATCACAAAAATTGAAGAGGATAAAGTACATATTCAAACGCCTGAAGGGTCAATAACACTTGATAATGATTTTGTTTTAGCCATGACAGGTTACGAACCCAATTTCTCATTGATGGAATCCATTGGCATTAATTTTCAGGATGATGAATTTCACACACCAGTCTATAATCAGGAAACCAATGAATCGAATATTGAAGGCGTTTATTTAGCCGGAGTTGTATGTGGCGGTTTAAAAACTAATAAGTGGTTTATTGAAAATTCCCGCATTCATGCAAAGAATATAATGAACCACATAACATCCTGA
- a CDS encoding cation:proton antiporter domain-containing protein encodes MELINPYTIVIILSLIIIISYLFNLLSTKSGIPSVLLLIGLGIILNALGKYVGIPKTTYLFDILEILGIVGLIMIVLEAALDLELNRSKWPVIWKSLLVAFLSLVGSSLVVAGVLNYFLVDDYILALVYAIPVSVISSAIVIPSVGEMTPEKREFMIYESTFSDILGIMYFYFLVGNIDNSSAQAVVWDISLNIFITVLISVVSSYALVLVFQRLKTQVKLFLLIAVLLLLYSVGKLFHLSSLLIILIFGLVLNNYKLFFRGKLASFLDVKSVHSILSNFHLVTIETAFVVRTLFFVLFGISIDLNALKDLNALGISLVIVILMLGIRAIFLKLIIRKDLKPQLLMAPRGLITILLYFSIPAAFQVEGFNSSIYLYTILITSGLMAIALIAEGKHLAPVDAMQMAYWREMDKEIENIPEQDKHREPEENEESK; translated from the coding sequence ATGGAATTAATTAACCCGTATACCATAGTAATCATATTATCACTGATAATTATAATATCCTATCTTTTTAACCTTCTTTCAACTAAATCAGGCATACCCAGTGTGCTATTGCTTATTGGATTGGGCATTATATTGAATGCCCTTGGAAAGTATGTTGGCATACCAAAAACCACATATTTATTCGATATTTTAGAAATCCTTGGAATAGTAGGATTAATCATGATTGTGCTGGAAGCTGCTTTAGACCTGGAGTTGAACCGCAGCAAATGGCCCGTCATTTGGAAATCACTTCTAGTGGCATTTTTAAGCTTAGTTGGTTCTTCATTGGTAGTCGCGGGGGTTCTCAATTACTTCCTGGTTGATGATTACATTTTGGCATTAGTTTATGCAATTCCTGTTTCGGTGATAAGCAGCGCCATAGTTATCCCATCAGTAGGTGAAATGACGCCTGAAAAAAGAGAGTTTATGATCTACGAAAGTACTTTCTCCGATATTCTGGGAATTATGTATTTCTACTTTTTAGTTGGAAATATTGACAATAGTAGTGCTCAGGCTGTTGTTTGGGACATATCGCTTAACATCTTTATCACAGTTTTAATTTCCGTGGTTTCCAGCTATGCCTTGGTACTGGTATTTCAACGATTAAAAACACAGGTGAAGTTATTTCTTTTGATTGCTGTATTACTATTACTTTATTCTGTGGGTAAGTTATTCCACCTTTCTTCTTTATTAATAATCTTGATTTTTGGATTAGTACTGAACAACTACAAGCTCTTCTTTAGAGGCAAGCTGGCCTCCTTTTTGGACGTTAAATCCGTGCACAGCATACTTAGTAACTTCCATCTGGTTACTATTGAAACAGCGTTTGTGGTTCGCACGCTGTTCTTCGTACTTTTTGGAATATCAATTGACTTAAACGCACTGAAAGATTTAAATGCATTGGGTATTAGCCTGGTTATAGTTATTCTAATGCTGGGAATAAGGGCGATATTCTTAAAGCTTATTATTCGAAAAGATTTAAAGCCTCAATTATTAATGGCGCCAAGAGGGTTAATCACCATTCTCTTATACTTTTCCATTCCTGCTGCATTTCAGGTTGAAGGATTTAATTCATCCATTTACTTATATACCATTTTAATTACGAGTGGATTAATGGCAATAGCGTTGATTGCTGAAGGAAAGCATTTGGCACCGGTAGATGCTATGCAAATGGCCTATTGGAGAGAAATGGATAAGGAAATTGAAAATATTCCCGAGCAAGATAAGCATCGGGAGCCTGAAGAAAATGAGGAAAGTAAGTAA
- a CDS encoding calcium/sodium antiporter translates to MIYILFVIGFVFLIKGADLLVDGATSIGKKLNISSIIIGLTIVSFGTSLPELLVNLIASYNDTPDIGVGNVLGSNVANILLILGISALINPLPITKNTYFIEVPFSLTATLLVGFLANAALFNKSEDLAISQADGFILLFFFFLFMGYVYIVSKQKKSEFSDEEFKEMTTTKSVILIVIGMVGLYFGGQWVVDGAVAMAREFGMSETFIGLTIIAVGTSLPELVTSAVAAFKRDTDIAVGNVVGSNIFNLLWILGLSASIKSIPYDSISNSDIFMIIASSTALILAVVIGKRPVISRWEGFFFLIAYIWYIIFLIERG, encoded by the coding sequence TTGATTTACATTCTGTTTGTAATAGGTTTTGTTTTTCTAATAAAAGGGGCCGATCTACTTGTTGATGGCGCCACTTCGATAGGCAAAAAGCTTAACATTTCAAGTATCATCATAGGGTTAACAATTGTTTCTTTTGGCACATCGCTGCCGGAGCTTTTGGTAAACCTTATTGCCAGTTATAACGATACCCCGGATATTGGAGTCGGAAACGTTCTGGGTAGTAATGTAGCTAACATTCTTCTTATTCTTGGCATTTCGGCATTAATTAACCCCTTGCCAATAACTAAAAACACCTATTTCATTGAAGTTCCTTTTTCGTTAACGGCAACGCTGTTAGTGGGCTTTTTAGCAAATGCTGCCCTGTTTAACAAATCAGAAGATTTAGCCATTAGTCAGGCAGATGGCTTTATTCTGCTTTTCTTTTTCTTCCTTTTTATGGGCTATGTATACATTGTCTCAAAGCAGAAGAAATCGGAGTTTAGCGATGAAGAGTTCAAAGAAATGACCACTACAAAATCAGTAATTCTGATTGTAATCGGAATGGTTGGTCTTTATTTTGGTGGACAATGGGTAGTAGATGGAGCAGTGGCAATGGCTCGGGAATTTGGTATGAGCGAAACGTTTATAGGGCTTACAATCATTGCCGTAGGTACTTCCCTGCCTGAACTTGTCACTTCAGCGGTGGCTGCTTTTAAGAGAGATACTGATATAGCGGTAGGTAATGTGGTAGGTTCAAATATATTTAACCTATTATGGATTTTAGGATTAAGTGCTTCAATAAAGAGTATTCCTTACGATTCCATTTCTAATTCAGATATTTTCATGATTATCGCCTCTAGTACTGCTCTCATTCTTGCCGTAGTAATTGGTAAGCGACCAGTAATCAGCCGATGGGAAGGCTTCTTTTTCCTGATAGCCTATATCTGGTATATCATATTCCTTATAGAAAGAGGTTAG
- a CDS encoding YciI family protein, producing MKTLFTITIVLAAHLIMAQDKEGNPPMEIVKYYFVELITNPDKPELPKAQVDSIQRAHMANISKMITDKKLVLAGPFENGGGIFILKVESMEEAEKLVAQDPAISAGRLTTEIRPWYTAKGSFVLEE from the coding sequence ATGAAAACACTTTTTACAATCACAATCGTCTTAGCTGCCCATTTGATAATGGCCCAAGACAAAGAAGGCAATCCCCCAATGGAAATAGTAAAGTACTATTTTGTTGAGCTTATTACGAACCCCGATAAACCTGAGCTACCAAAGGCACAAGTAGATAGTATACAAAGAGCACACATGGCCAATATTTCTAAAATGATAACCGACAAAAAATTAGTTCTGGCTGGACCGTTTGAAAATGGAGGAGGTATCTTCATTCTTAAAGTTGAGAGCATGGAAGAAGCCGAAAAGCTTGTGGCTCAAGATCCTGCCATTAGTGCAGGGCGGTTAACCACAGAAATAAGGCCATGGTATACGGCCAAAGGATCATTTGTATTGGAAGAGTAA
- a CDS encoding SRPBCC family protein — protein sequence MKSIVKKITLEVPVKVIWDKWTTEGGIKSFFAKKCKVQLEIGGAFEMYFLLGNQQGLQGSEGCKILSYLPEKMLSFSWNAPPEYPTVRGIHTWVVLLFKESGAHTELTLTHLGWGTGEEWDKVYAYFENAWDFVFNKLKESI from the coding sequence ATGAAATCTATTGTTAAAAAAATCACGCTTGAAGTTCCCGTGAAAGTAATTTGGGATAAATGGACTACTGAAGGCGGCATTAAATCGTTTTTTGCTAAAAAATGTAAAGTACAACTTGAAATAGGAGGTGCCTTTGAGATGTATTTTCTGCTCGGTAACCAACAGGGATTACAGGGTTCCGAGGGGTGTAAAATACTCAGTTATTTGCCTGAAAAAATGCTTTCATTTTCATGGAATGCACCACCTGAATACCCTACAGTTAGAGGTATTCATACCTGGGTAGTTCTTTTATTTAAAGAATCAGGTGCACATACTGAATTGACTTTAACTCACTTAGGATGGGGCACAGGAGAAGAGTGGGACAAGGTATACGCCTATTTTGAAAATGCCTGGGATTTCGTGTTTAATAAACTTAAAGAAAGCATATAG
- a CDS encoding T9SS type A sorting domain-containing protein — MKNKLLLLTLLTTLLLLTYSKNYGQIEIVGPDITFAVNPGEWIQYSINNQANPIPTCYYEWTVTNGEIEFGSQTGSTSTISGYNMLLVRIRWFEVDKNQTGSIQIAAENCDNASGNDNQIFDIPILSLKGVNPPAISGNSQIPVNSTANQVYEIQPIRYPNIGSNDVNPKYVDSYEWQIPSGWTIVSGGSTKKITVKPNSCSEGNIRVRGINNAGPFYTNWSTVKTITRTLPQISDISGPDNVVCSDTSPIQYSITSIAGATSYTWTYPSNWQVQGLNNSNTITLVPNGVSGGTVTVKANICGLQTSASTKSIALNLSSPTNPPSISGSSTACSTGTTYGLNNLPSGASVSWTHSSNLLYVSGQGTTNYRVRASSTTIRGNGWVQASINTACGNITKRYNIWVGPPKQAHYSDVYVWGYRDTDPINLQPESLNFIQVENVPGATSYNWVLPAGFSFLSGFDRNGPVLKVWTSATPGTYQIRCYPQGICGNSGTGYTGLTVIIPGSGGGGIGGGGGDDCPPHAPCLPDPGPAPAIVIAPNPATSYFEITPQLTQEELAEGYNVILYSNRREMVYYSENNKNDLLRIETSDLKKGIYILSIITREKEFTERVFIE, encoded by the coding sequence ATGAAAAATAAACTTTTACTACTCACATTACTAACTACCTTATTGCTACTTACATATTCAAAGAATTATGGGCAAATTGAAATTGTTGGACCCGATATTACCTTTGCTGTTAACCCCGGAGAATGGATTCAATATTCTATTAATAATCAAGCTAACCCAATTCCTACATGCTATTATGAATGGACTGTTACAAATGGGGAAATAGAATTTGGGTCGCAAACCGGCAGCACTTCAACTATATCTGGTTACAATATGTTGCTCGTAAGAATCAGATGGTTTGAGGTTGACAAAAATCAAACAGGAAGCATTCAAATTGCTGCAGAGAACTGTGATAATGCAAGCGGAAATGATAATCAAATTTTCGATATACCAATTCTTTCCTTAAAGGGTGTCAATCCACCAGCCATTTCTGGGAATAGTCAAATTCCTGTTAACTCAACAGCCAATCAGGTATATGAGATTCAACCCATTCGATATCCTAATATTGGGTCAAATGATGTTAATCCCAAATATGTTGATTCATATGAATGGCAAATACCTTCAGGCTGGACAATAGTTAGCGGAGGTTCTACAAAGAAAATTACAGTAAAACCTAACAGTTGTTCTGAAGGAAATATTAGAGTTCGTGGTATTAATAATGCGGGTCCATTTTACACCAATTGGAGTACAGTTAAAACCATAACCAGAACCTTGCCTCAAATAAGCGATATTTCTGGCCCTGATAATGTTGTTTGCTCTGACACAAGTCCAATTCAATATTCTATAACCTCCATTGCCGGTGCAACAAGCTATACATGGACTTATCCTAGCAACTGGCAAGTTCAGGGCCTTAACAATTCTAACACTATTACTCTTGTACCTAATGGAGTAAGTGGTGGAACAGTAACAGTTAAGGCAAATATATGCGGGTTGCAAACATCTGCCTCTACCAAATCCATTGCTTTAAACCTTTCGAGTCCAACAAATCCGCCTTCTATATCTGGCTCATCAACAGCCTGTTCTACGGGTACTACTTATGGTTTAAATAATTTGCCTTCTGGTGCTTCTGTCAGCTGGACACATAGTAGCAACCTTCTTTATGTATCAGGTCAAGGAACTACAAATTACAGGGTGAGGGCCAGTTCTACTACCATACGTGGAAATGGCTGGGTTCAGGCTTCAATAAATACAGCCTGTGGTAACATTACCAAAAGATATAATATTTGGGTAGGCCCTCCAAAACAAGCGCATTATTCAGATGTTTATGTTTGGGGATATAGAGATACAGATCCTATTAACTTACAGCCAGAAAGCCTTAATTTTATTCAAGTAGAAAATGTGCCGGGTGCTACAAGTTATAATTGGGTGCTTCCTGCAGGCTTTTCGTTTTTGAGCGGCTTTGATAGAAATGGCCCTGTCTTAAAGGTTTGGACTTCTGCTACCCCTGGCACTTATCAAATCAGATGTTATCCTCAAGGGATATGTGGTAATTCAGGCACAGGATATACCGGCTTAACCGTTATTATACCCGGAAGCGGTGGTGGTGGCATAGGTGGTGGAGGTGGAGATGATTGCCCTCCGCATGCTCCATGTTTACCCGATCCAGGACCTGCACCTGCTATAGTTATAGCTCCAAATCCAGCGACAAGTTATTTTGAAATCACTCCTCAATTAACGCAAGAAGAACTAGCTGAAGGATATAATGTGATATTATATTCAAATAGAAGAGAAATGGTATATTATTCTGAAAACAATAAGAATGATTTGTTAAGGATAGAAACCTCAGATTTGAAAAAAGGTATATATATACTGTCCATAATTACTAGAGAGAAAGAATTTACAGAAAGGGTGTTCATAGAGTAA
- a CDS encoding MATE family efflux transporter has translation MRFQKYFKYFMQALKGEQKSFVSGDINKAIFMLSVPMILEMVMESLFAVVDIYFVGKVSVNAVATVALTESVIMIIYALAIGLSMAATAVVSRRIGENNPDKAAEAGLQAIFITVVVSTVFSLIGIFFAKEILFLMGGEPDLIAEGFGYTKIMLGGNITVMLLFLINAIFRGAGDASIAMRVLWIANGLNIILDPIFIFGLGPIPAFGVEGAAIATNIGRGIGVIIQLWVLTGKSSAIRISLQHIKLKWQTIRNLINISLGGIGQYMIGTLSWLFLVRISAVFGSEVLAGYAIAFRIIMFTILPSWGLSNAAATLVGQNLGAKFPDRAEASVWRCAFFNMIFLAIISLIFGIWAEWFVRLFASEPEVVKYGALALRVICCGYIFFAYGMVIGQSFNGAGDTRTPTIINFFCFWMFEVPLAWVLSRTLELGPLGIFLAIAIASSLFAFVSIHIFRKGNWKTVQV, from the coding sequence ATGCGTTTTCAAAAATATTTTAAATATTTCATGCAAGCCTTAAAAGGCGAACAAAAAAGCTTTGTTTCAGGAGACATTAACAAGGCCATATTCATGTTATCCGTACCCATGATTTTGGAAATGGTGATGGAGTCTCTTTTTGCTGTGGTTGATATTTACTTTGTTGGTAAAGTCAGTGTAAATGCAGTAGCCACTGTAGCCTTAACAGAATCCGTGATTATGATTATTTATGCTCTGGCTATAGGTCTTAGTATGGCTGCAACGGCAGTAGTATCCAGAAGAATTGGCGAAAATAATCCTGACAAAGCAGCCGAGGCTGGCTTACAGGCTATTTTTATTACAGTAGTGGTATCCACAGTTTTTTCTCTGATCGGTATCTTCTTTGCCAAAGAAATTCTATTTCTAATGGGAGGAGAACCTGATTTGATTGCTGAAGGATTTGGCTACACAAAAATTATGTTGGGCGGAAATATTACGGTAATGCTGTTGTTTCTAATCAATGCAATATTTCGTGGTGCAGGAGATGCCTCCATTGCCATGCGAGTATTGTGGATAGCCAACGGACTTAACATTATTCTTGATCCGATATTTATTTTTGGGTTAGGCCCAATACCTGCTTTTGGTGTTGAAGGTGCAGCTATAGCCACCAACATAGGACGAGGCATTGGTGTAATCATTCAACTGTGGGTGCTTACAGGAAAATCATCGGCTATTCGAATAAGCCTGCAGCATATTAAACTGAAATGGCAAACCATTAGAAACCTTATTAATATATCTCTCGGTGGAATTGGCCAGTATATGATCGGCACATTGAGTTGGCTCTTTCTGGTGAGAATTAGTGCCGTATTTGGCAGTGAAGTATTAGCCGGTTATGCCATTGCTTTTCGGATAATAATGTTCACCATACTTCCCTCATGGGGTTTGAGCAATGCAGCGGCAACTTTAGTAGGCCAAAATTTAGGTGCTAAATTTCCTGATAGGGCTGAGGCTTCTGTATGGCGATGCGCCTTTTTTAATATGATCTTTTTGGCAATCATCTCGTTGATTTTTGGAATCTGGGCAGAATGGTTTGTACGCTTGTTTGCCTCTGAGCCTGAAGTGGTAAAGTATGGTGCACTTGCATTACGTGTAATCTGTTGTGGTTATATATTCTTTGCCTATGGAATGGTCATAGGGCAGTCGTTTAATGGAGCTGGTGATACACGCACGCCAACCATTATAAATTTCTTCTGCTTCTGGATGTTTGAAGTTCCGTTGGCTTGGGTACTTTCTAGGACATTGGAGTTAGGGCCTTTAGGAATTTTTCTGGCCATTGCTATAGCATCTTCATTATTCGCTTTTGTTAGCATACATATATTCAGAAAAGGAAACTGGAAAACCGTTCAAGTATAA
- a CDS encoding tetratricopeptide repeat protein — MKYSFIFLTFLLIPVLGHGQSKQTTLDSIEAVFTTTKDDSIRAEAYYQYAKAVQGEDINAAIEYSSKSAELGLEIGASRIAAGAYNFLGIVYFGLGDYEKTLNYFYDVLNIYEQIQDSVQIAKIYNNVGLILIDLGRVEESIEYYEKSLKIKRNRGDKLGVANTLSNLGLVQSDLGNYDIAHDYFMQSLRVDQNLGQTIGTFKDLSNLADNYLNRNMYDSAEYYYSRAMSMMDDIDEQYNKSELVRRIGRLNFLNGEYERALEKYQMALGMAEEINAKTLLGKNYLGLSEVYKQLGDFKMALEYYEKYTAINEQQFSEEQAQKLAQIENNYQIKQRENKIQLLNKESEIKDLKLSNTQMVIYWLAGIVLLISVIIILQIRKNNYKTKANNLLRVQNEEIVEKNRNIMDSILCAKNIQQAILPEDEKLNSVFKEAFVMARARDVVSGDFYWFAEKGDKVLIAAVDCTGHGVPAAFLNVMGNSLLNQIVYEANVLNPGEVLTELNKRVLRSLKSNKLYTQVDDGMDIGICMMDRNTKKLTFAGAKRPMYFFHGSELNVVKGDHYPVGGVLFEAERHYQEHELALQPNDLVYLFTDGLVDQFGGSENKKFMYFRFKKLLKDVCEKPLNEQKRIIESELVKWQGENEQTDDMLLIGVRV; from the coding sequence ATGAAATATAGCTTTATTTTTTTAACTTTTCTTTTGATACCTGTATTGGGTCATGGCCAATCGAAACAGACTACGTTAGATAGTATAGAGGCGGTATTTACAACTACAAAAGATGATTCGATACGTGCCGAGGCTTATTATCAATATGCTAAGGCAGTGCAGGGAGAAGACATCAACGCTGCTATAGAGTACTCATCTAAATCCGCAGAGTTAGGTTTGGAAATCGGAGCAAGCAGAATTGCTGCCGGGGCATACAATTTTTTGGGGATCGTATATTTCGGTTTAGGAGATTATGAGAAAACCTTGAATTACTTCTACGATGTTTTAAACATTTATGAGCAAATACAAGACAGTGTTCAAATAGCAAAGATTTATAATAATGTTGGCCTTATACTCATTGATCTTGGACGAGTAGAGGAATCAATAGAGTACTATGAAAAATCTCTAAAGATTAAGAGAAACAGAGGGGATAAACTGGGAGTGGCCAATACACTGAGCAATTTGGGCTTAGTACAGAGCGATCTCGGTAATTATGACATAGCACATGACTATTTTATGCAGTCGCTACGGGTTGATCAGAACCTGGGTCAAACTATTGGAACATTTAAAGACCTGAGTAATCTGGCAGATAATTACCTGAACAGAAACATGTATGATTCTGCAGAATATTATTATTCAAGAGCTATGTCTATGATGGATGATATTGATGAGCAATACAATAAATCAGAATTAGTCAGAAGAATAGGCAGATTAAATTTCCTTAACGGTGAATATGAAAGGGCCTTAGAAAAATATCAAATGGCTTTGGGGATGGCGGAAGAGATTAACGCTAAAACGCTATTAGGAAAAAATTATCTGGGTTTGTCGGAAGTGTACAAACAACTTGGAGATTTTAAAATGGCGTTGGAATATTACGAAAAGTATACTGCCATTAATGAGCAACAATTCAGTGAGGAGCAAGCACAAAAGTTAGCTCAAATTGAAAACAACTATCAAATAAAACAAAGAGAGAATAAAATTCAGCTGCTTAACAAAGAGTCTGAAATTAAGGATCTCAAGCTTTCCAATACTCAAATGGTTATTTATTGGTTGGCAGGAATTGTACTACTCATTAGTGTGATTATCATTCTTCAGATTCGGAAGAATAATTACAAAACCAAAGCAAATAATCTGCTTCGGGTACAAAACGAGGAGATTGTTGAAAAGAACAGGAATATTATGGATAGTATTCTATGTGCGAAAAATATTCAACAAGCAATATTACCTGAAGATGAAAAGCTGAATAGTGTTTTTAAAGAAGCCTTTGTAATGGCCAGAGCCCGTGATGTGGTAAGCGGAGATTTTTATTGGTTCGCAGAAAAAGGAGATAAGGTGCTCATTGCTGCAGTAGATTGTACGGGGCATGGCGTACCAGCGGCCTTTTTGAATGTTATGGGCAATTCATTATTAAATCAGATAGTATACGAAGCCAATGTTCTTAATCCGGGAGAAGTACTCACCGAGTTGAATAAAAGGGTACTGAGAAGTCTCAAATCAAACAAGCTATATACACAGGTAGATGATGGCATGGACATAGGCATTTGTATGATGGATAGAAATACCAAGAAACTCACTTTTGCAGGTGCTAAACGGCCAATGTATTTCTTCCATGGCAGTGAACTAAATGTAGTTAAAGGCGATCATTACCCAGTAGGAGGAGTATTATTTGAAGCCGAAAGACATTACCAAGAACATGAATTGGCATTACAGCCAAACGACTTAGTCTATTTATTTACTGATGGATTGGTAGATCAATTTGGAGGCAGTGAAAATAAAAAATTTATGTATTTCCGCTTTAAAAAATTGCTGAAGGATGTGTGTGAAAAGCCTCTAAATGAACAAAAAAGAATAATTGAAAGTGAGTTAGTGAAATGGCAAGGTGAAAATGAACAGACCGATGATATGCTTTTAATTGGTGTACGGGTTTAA